The Tenrec ecaudatus isolate mTenEca1 chromosome 6, mTenEca1.hap1, whole genome shotgun sequence genome has a window encoding:
- the TAS2R9 gene encoding LOW QUALITY PROTEIN: taste receptor type 2 member 9 (The sequence of the model RefSeq protein was modified relative to this genomic sequence to represent the inferred CDS: inserted 3 bases in 3 codons; substituted 4 bases at 4 genomic stop codons) — protein sequence MPSTMVVSSVTLIAGPVAIGIWVDAFVVLVNCIGYLKRRRISLADIIVVSMATCRTCLLCIILLDGFVRLLSPDTSSNVKIISTFDVFWTLSKHANAWFTSCFSIFYLFKITITSHPLFLWVKXNISRFILGIFLGSFLITLLISVSRSYLDDGFWYHSYQGTNEENMTLEFKVSKLXIYLQHILLNLQSIVPFILSPIXLLFSXLRHTKQMKLHATESXSPSTEPHMKXIKAVVTFLLFFILYYVVFLVLTYSCITPHRKXVVILGGLIAIIFPSSHSFTLILGNNKLRAAFLKVLGFVKGSTTLCSIERPKETTE from the exons ATGCCAAGTACAATGGTGGTCTCATCTGTGACCCTGATTGCTGGTCCAGTGGCTATAGGGATTTGGGTAGATGCCTTCGTTGTACTGGTTAACTGCATTGGCTACTTGAAAAGGAGACGTATCTCCTTGGCTGACATCATCGTGGTCAGCATGGCCACCTGCAGAACCTGTTTGTTGTGTATAATACTTTTAGACGGTTTTGTTAGGCTGCTCTCTCCAGATACGTCATCTAATGTGAAAATCATAAGCACTTTTGATGTTTTCTGGACACTTAGTAAGCATGCAAATGCTTGGTTTACTTCTTGCTTCAGCATATTCTATTTATTCAAGATAACCATTACCTCCCATCCACTTTTCCTGTGGGTGA CAAATATTAGCAGGTTCATCCTGGGGATTTTTCTGGGGTCATTTCTTATCACTTTACTGATTAGTGTTTCAAGGAGCTATTTGGATGATGGCTTCTGGTATCACTCCTACCAGGGCACTAATGAAGAAAACATGACATTGGAATTTAAGGTGAGTAAACTCTAAATTTATTTGCAACATATTCTCCTGAACTTACAGTCTATAGTCCCCTTTATTCTATCACCCATCTAATTACTTTTCTCCTGATTAAGACACACCAAGCAGATGAAACTTCATGCCACAGAGT GGAGTCCCAGCACAGAGCCCCACATGA GCATAAAGGCAGTGGTCACCTTTCTGCTCTTCTTCATTCTATACTATGTAGTCTTCCTTGTACTAACCTATAGCTGTATAACTCCTCATCGCaaatgagtggtgatattgggtggCCTAATAGCCATCATTTTCCCATCCAGCCATTCGTTCACCCTGATCCTGGGCAACAACAAGCTGAGGGCTGCTTTCCTGAAGGTGCTAGGGTTTGTGAAGGGTTCCACAACCCTTTGTTCcatagagaggcctaaggagacgactgaataa